The following proteins come from a genomic window of Natrinema saccharevitans:
- a CDS encoding 50S ribosomal protein L3 translates to MPQANTPRKGSLGFGPRKRATSEVPRFNSWPDTDGQPTLQGFAGYKAGMTHVVMVDDKANSPTEGMEETVPVTIVETPPMRAVALRAYEDTPYGKKPITEVWTDEFVSELDRVLDLPGDDYDPDTAEDELRDLLAEGRVDDVRVITHTVPAEIPSVPKKKPDVMETRVGGGSVEERVDFALEIVADGGEHVMNDVFRAGEYVDASGVTKGKGTQGPVKRWGVQKRKGKHARQGWRRRIGNLGPWNPSRVRSTVPQQGQTGYHQRTELNKRLVDIGEGADATVDGGFVNYGEVDGPHALIKGSLPGPQQRLVRFRPAIRPGDQPRLDPEVRYVSTASNQG, encoded by the coding sequence ATTCGTGGCCGGACACTGACGGACAGCCGACGCTGCAGGGCTTCGCGGGCTACAAGGCCGGCATGACCCACGTCGTCATGGTCGACGATAAAGCGAACTCGCCGACCGAAGGGATGGAAGAGACCGTCCCCGTGACGATCGTGGAGACGCCGCCGATGCGCGCGGTTGCGCTGCGAGCGTACGAAGACACACCGTACGGGAAGAAGCCGATCACCGAGGTCTGGACCGACGAGTTCGTTTCCGAACTCGACCGCGTCCTGGACCTGCCCGGTGACGACTACGACCCCGACACTGCCGAAGACGAACTTCGGGACCTCCTCGCGGAGGGACGCGTCGACGACGTCCGCGTCATCACGCATACGGTGCCCGCCGAGATTCCCTCGGTGCCGAAGAAGAAACCCGACGTGATGGAAACGCGCGTCGGCGGCGGTTCCGTCGAGGAGCGCGTCGATTTCGCCCTCGAGATCGTCGCCGACGGCGGCGAACACGTCATGAACGACGTGTTCCGCGCCGGCGAGTACGTCGACGCGAGCGGCGTCACGAAAGGGAAAGGGACCCAGGGTCCCGTCAAGCGATGGGGCGTCCAGAAACGAAAGGGCAAACACGCCCGGCAGGGCTGGCGTCGCCGCATCGGTAACCTCGGCCCCTGGAACCCCTCCCGCGTCCGCTCGACGGTCCCCCAGCAGGGCCAGACCGGCTACCACCAGCGGACGGAACTGAACAAGCGCCTCGTCGACATCGGCGAGGGCGCCGACGCGACGGTCGACGGCGGCTTCGTCAACTACGGCGAAGTCGACGGCCCGCACGCGTTGATCAAGGGCTCGCTCCCCGGGCCACAGCAGCGTCTCGTACGCTTCCGCCCGGCGATCCGACCCGGAGACCAGCCGCGCCTCGATCCCGAGGTCCGGTACGTCTCCACCGCATCCAACCAGGGATAA